A single window of Candidatus Obscuribacter sp. DNA harbors:
- a CDS encoding glucose-1-phosphate thymidylyltransferase, with amino-acid sequence MKGLILSGGKGTRMRPITHTAAKQLLPVANKPILFYAVEALIDAGIKEIGIIVSPETGNDVKDCVGDGSRWGIKIDYILQDQPLGLAHAVKTARDFLKDSPFVMYLGDNLIKDGVGPLVERFKEGGVDAFLLLKEVANPSAFGVALLDPDGRINSLEEKPAKPKSNLALVGVYLFNPKIHKAIDEIKPSRRGELEITDAIQRLIETKHRVDSHILTSWWLDTGKKDDMLEANRVVLDEMIETNMLGEMDSQSRISGRVQVGKNSKLVNCTVRGPAVIGQDCVLENTYVGPFTSIGDGARVSHAEIEHSILRENSQILDFHGRIADSLIGVNVELTRSNSKPHAFRLMLGDDSKVEVV; translated from the coding sequence ATGAAAGGTCTTATTCTCAGTGGTGGTAAAGGCACAAGGATGCGCCCCATCACTCACACTGCTGCCAAGCAACTTCTCCCAGTAGCCAACAAGCCAATTTTGTTTTATGCAGTAGAAGCCTTGATTGATGCCGGTATTAAAGAAATCGGCATTATCGTCAGCCCCGAAACCGGCAATGATGTTAAAGATTGCGTTGGCGACGGCAGCCGCTGGGGCATCAAAATCGACTATATCTTGCAAGACCAGCCACTGGGACTGGCTCATGCCGTCAAAACAGCCCGTGATTTTCTAAAAGACTCACCCTTTGTTATGTATCTGGGCGACAACTTAATCAAAGACGGGGTCGGACCACTGGTAGAGCGCTTCAAAGAAGGAGGCGTAGACGCCTTTTTGCTCCTCAAAGAAGTAGCTAACCCTAGCGCCTTTGGTGTTGCTTTACTCGATCCAGATGGTCGCATTAACTCACTGGAAGAAAAACCAGCCAAGCCAAAATCCAATCTAGCACTCGTTGGTGTCTATCTTTTTAATCCTAAAATCCACAAGGCCATTGATGAAATCAAGCCAAGCAGAAGAGGGGAGCTAGAAATCACCGATGCTATCCAGCGCCTGATTGAGACCAAACACCGCGTCGATAGCCATATCCTGACGAGCTGGTGGCTCGATACTGGTAAAAAAGACGATATGCTCGAGGCTAACCGTGTTGTGTTAGACGAAATGATCGAAACCAATATGTTGGGCGAAATGGACAGCCAGTCACGCATTTCTGGTCGTGTCCAGGTGGGCAAAAACTCAAAACTAGTCAACTGTACGGTACGTGGACCAGCTGTTATTGGGCAGGACTGTGTACTTGAAAACACCTATGTGGGGCCCTTCACTTCAATTGGCGATGGCGCCAGAGTGAGCCATGCCGAAATCGAGCATAGTATCTTGCGCGAAAACAGTCAGATCCTCGACTTTCATGGTCGAATTGCCGACAGTCTTATTGGTGTAAACGTAGAGCTGACGCGCTCTAATAGCAAACCGCATGCCTTCAGACTGATGCTCGGCGACGACTCAAAAGTAGAAGTGGTTTAA
- a CDS encoding sugar transferase, with product MLAKRLTDILISLSALLGLSLLLLWVALRIKIDSPGPIIFKQKRVGKNGEIFEIYKFRTMRTGTPDLPTDQMLKLPSPITKYGEFLRKTSLDELPQLFNVLAGQMSIVGPRPALYNQTELTQRRQTEGVLRFPPGITGWAQVNGRDELPDQAKVEADKWYCEHWNYWLDWRIIWMTFGAVLNKRGVN from the coding sequence ATGCTTGCCAAGAGACTGACCGACATATTGATCTCATTGAGCGCATTGCTTGGTCTATCACTGCTGCTCCTCTGGGTAGCCCTGCGCATCAAAATAGATTCACCAGGACCGATTATCTTTAAACAAAAGCGTGTTGGCAAAAACGGCGAAATCTTTGAAATTTATAAATTTCGCACGATGCGTACCGGCACACCAGATTTGCCCACTGACCAGATGCTCAAATTGCCCAGCCCCATCACAAAATATGGCGAGTTTTTACGCAAGACCAGTCTCGATGAGCTTCCCCAACTATTCAATGTCCTGGCAGGACAAATGAGCATCGTTGGACCCAGACCAGCTCTGTATAATCAAACCGAACTTACGCAACGCCGTCAGACCGAGGGTGTTTTGCGTTTTCCCCCTGGCATCACTGGCTGGGCACAAGTCAATGGACGCGACGAGCTGCCCGATCAGGCCAAAGTGGAAGCAGACAAATGGTATTGCGAGCACTGGAATTACTGGCTCGACTGGCGCATCATCTGGATGACTTTTGGTGCAGTTTTAAACAAAAGAGGCGTCAACTGA
- a CDS encoding glycosyltransferase family 2 protein: MLLSIVIVSWNTRDLLRASLVALKAEVALLQSQIPGATVETFLVDNASADGSAAMAESEHPWVHLIANNDNLGFAKANNQAFKLSTGDFVLLLNPDTEIKPGALFTLLEFLKSHPEAGIVAPQLLNSDGSIQRSCREFPTFKGMLYELIGLSRMFSSDSAFGQEVRRYKMLDFAHDHARQVDQPEGACLLVKREIFDKVGTLDEGFFMLFEEVDWCFRIIKAGYQIWFTPDAQVVHHYGQSIKQVKVPMILSSHRGLYRFWYKHYRGNRWWLDWFAYTSLMALAYLRIFSYRLRSLKTGA, translated from the coding sequence ATGCTGTTATCTATCGTCATCGTTAGTTGGAATACTAGAGATCTTTTGCGCGCCAGCCTTGTCGCTCTCAAAGCCGAAGTTGCTCTATTGCAAAGTCAGATACCTGGGGCAACAGTCGAGACTTTTTTGGTCGATAACGCCTCTGCCGATGGCTCTGCCGCTATGGCAGAGAGTGAACATCCATGGGTGCATCTCATTGCCAATAACGATAATCTTGGCTTTGCTAAAGCTAATAACCAGGCCTTTAAGCTCTCCACAGGCGACTTTGTCTTGCTCCTCAATCCAGACACAGAGATAAAACCAGGCGCCCTATTTACTCTGCTTGAGTTTTTAAAGTCGCACCCCGAGGCTGGCATTGTGGCGCCACAACTGCTTAATTCGGACGGTAGTATTCAGCGTTCTTGCCGTGAATTTCCTACTTTTAAAGGCATGCTCTATGAGCTAATCGGTCTCTCGCGCATGTTTAGCAGTGATTCTGCTTTTGGTCAGGAAGTAAGGCGCTATAAAATGCTTGATTTTGCCCATGATCATGCCCGTCAGGTTGATCAGCCAGAGGGCGCATGTTTGCTTGTTAAGCGTGAGATTTTTGATAAAGTCGGTACACTCGATGAAGGCTTTTTTATGCTCTTTGAAGAAGTGGACTGGTGCTTTCGTATTATCAAAGCGGGCTACCAGATTTGGTTTACACCGGATGCACAAGTGGTGCACCACTACGGACAGTCCATTAAGCAAGTAAAAGTGCCGATGATTCTTTCTTCGCACCGCGGCCTTTACCGCTTCTGGTACAAGCACTACCGCGGTAATCGCTGGTGGCTTGATTGGTTTGCCTACACTTCTTTGATGGCACTGGCATATTTGCGCATCTTCTCTTATAGATTACGTAGCCTTAAGACTGGGGCTTAG